The Coffea arabica cultivar ET-39 chromosome 1e, Coffea Arabica ET-39 HiFi, whole genome shotgun sequence genome has a window encoding:
- the LOC113700824 gene encoding 7-deoxyloganic acid hydroxylase-like → MEVMGFKLIAILGFVGYAIYWLYGMLDLYWFRPKKLEKCLREQGLKGNPYRLLRGDLYESAKLLREAHSKPIQLGDNIVKRTMPEVYNSVQSHGKNSFMWIGRFPKITVTDPTLAKDALVRHATFHKSFHDLDPLIHILFGGMGAVEGEEWAKYRKITNPAFTLEKLKSMLPLFQSSCIDAVNKWTSVIPEGGAAEVDVWPGVESISATSISTSLFGIGGEEGKKIVGLLKELANHTWEKVNSVYFPGKRFLPTKSNLRMRALDRELRVKITDIINRKLKAMQAGESGGADFVGLLLESNLNEIKLQGNQKSAGLSIEDIYAVCKLFYWAGQDTSSTLVLWTLVLLSKHTEWQDRAREEVLQVFGDKMPDYDGINHLKIVSMILNEVLRLYPPLAELSKVASEDTLLGKYLIPAGVQVMMPQILLHYDPELWGDDVLEFKPERFSEGIMKATKIQGAYFPFSFGPRMCIGNNFALYSIKMAIAIILRTLSSELSPSYVHAPIRRVTVQPQYGAHLILRRLKNHN, encoded by the exons ATGGAAGTCATGGGGTTCAAATTAATAGCAATCTTGGGATTCGTAGGTTATGCCATTTACTGGCTTTATGGGATGCTTGATTTGTACTGGTTCAGACCAAAGAAGCTTGAGAAATGCCTTAGGGAACAAGGTTTGAAAGGGAACCCCTACAGGCTATTACGAGGAGACCTCTATGAAAGTGCAAAATTACTCAGGGAAGCTCATTCCAAGCCTATTCAGCTTGGAGACAATATCGTAAAACGCACGATGCCCGAAGTCTACAACTCTGTCCAATCTCATG GAAAAAATTCTTTCATGTGGATTGGAAGATTCCCCAAGATAACAGTGACAGATCCAACACTAGCCAAAGACGCCTTGGTTAGACACGCGACATTTCACAAGAGTTTTCACGATCTTGATCCACTCATCCACATCCTTTTCGGTGGAATGGGCGCTGTAGAGGGTGAAGAATGGGCCAAGTATAGAAAGATCACTAACCCTGCTTTCACTTTGGAAAAGTTAAAG AGCATGTTACCACTGTTTCAATCGAGCTGCATCGATGCGGTTAACAAATGGACTAGTGTGATTCCTGAGGGGGGTGCAGCAGAGGTGGACGTGTGGCCTGGAGTTGAATCGATTTCAGCAACTTCAATTTCAACATCACTATTTGGGATTGGCGgcgaagaaggaaaaaagattgTCGGGCTTCTGAAAGAACTTGCCAATCATACGTGGGAAAAAGTAAACTCAGTTTACTTTCCAGGAAAGAG GTTTCTGCCAACTAAGAGCAATCTCAGGATGAGAGCATTAGACAGAGAATTAAGAGTTAAGATTACAGACATCATCAATAGAAAGTTGAAGGCAATGCAGGCAGGAGAATCTGGTGGTGCTGACTTCGTGGGGTTATTGTTGGAATCCAATCTCAATGAGATCAAGCTGCAGGGCAACCAAAAAAGTGCAGGATTGAGCATTGAAGATATCTATGCTGTGTGCAAACTGTTCTATTGGGCAGGGCAGGACACCAGCTCAACTTTGGTCCTCTGGACACTCGTCCTCTTGAGTAAGCACACTGAGTGGCAGGACCGTGCAAGAGAAGAAGTTCTCCAAGTTTTTGGGGACAAAATGCCGGACTATGATGGTATAAACCACCTGAAAATT GTATCTATGATCTTGAACGAGGTTCTACGGTTATATCCGCCACTAGCTGAGCTCTCCAAAGTGGCTTCCGAAGATACACTACTTGGGAAGTATTTGATTCCAGCTGGAGTACAGGTCATGATGCCACAAATTCTGCTCCATTATGACCCTGAATTATGGGGTGATGATGTCTTGGAATTCAAACCAGAGAGATTTTCTGAAGGGATTATGAAGGCAACAAAAATCCAGGGTGCTTATTTTCCCTTCAGCTTCGGACCAAGGATGTGCATTGGGAATAACTTTGCACTGTACTCGATAAAAATGGCTATCGCAATAATCCTACGTACTCTTTCCTCAGAGCTCTCTCCATCTTATGTCCATGCCCCGATTAGACGTGTCACCGTGCAGCCTCAGTATGGAGCTCATTTAATCTTGCGCAGGCTCAAGAACCATAATTAA